One region of Pseudomonas glycinae genomic DNA includes:
- a CDS encoding TonB-dependent siderophore receptor codes for MKNSTANNKKSPWLPLALALAVNAAVPMAFAAEAIHIRAQPLGQALSELGQQTSLQVFFSPDLVAGKQAPAVDGNLSPEQALRQLLQGSGLDYQINEGSVTLSPAPTSAASGPLELGVTDIKVVGDWLGDADAAVVQNHPGARTVIRREAMVEQGAMNVGDVLRRVPGVQVQEANGTGGSDISLNVGVRGLTSRLSPRSTVLIDGVPAAFAPYGQPQLSMAPISSGNLDSIDVVRGAGSVRYGPQNVGGVINFVTRAIPEKTTGEIGTTLETSQHGGWKHIDTAFLGGTADNGIGMALLYSGVNGNGYRERNNGNDIDDVILKTHWAPTDQDDFSLNFHYYDASADMPGGLTQKQYDDKPFQSDRDYDGFSGRRKDVSFKWIRQIDERTQAEVLTYYSDSFRGSTIAARDQKTLSSFPRSYYTLGIEPRVSRVFDVGPTTQEVSVGYRYLKEAMHEQSSRLALVNNVPVVTQTSDGHVFQDRTGGTEANSVYIDNKIDVGNWTVTPGIRFEHISTDWHDRAVLDTAGKRVPEKNRSIESNEPLPALSVMYHLSDAWKLFANYETSFGSLQYFQLGQGGSGDQTANGLEPEKAKTYEIGTRYSDDVWGGEVTLFYIDFDDELQYISNDVGWTNLGATKHQGIEASVHYDMAALDPRLDGLTANAGFTYTRATYEGEIPGFKGRDLPFYSRQVATVGLRYDINRWTYNIDGFAQSKQRSPGTGVNADGSFNGNYITEGTADGQYGDIPGYVTWNVRGGYDFGPQLSNLKLGAGVKNIFDKQYFTRSSDNNSGIYVGTPRTFFVQASVGF; via the coding sequence GTGAAAAACTCCACCGCCAACAACAAAAAATCTCCTTGGTTACCGCTGGCGCTTGCGCTGGCGGTCAACGCCGCCGTGCCGATGGCTTTTGCCGCCGAAGCCATTCACATCCGCGCACAGCCGCTGGGCCAGGCCCTGAGCGAACTGGGTCAGCAAACGTCATTGCAGGTGTTTTTCAGCCCGGACCTGGTCGCCGGCAAACAGGCGCCAGCGGTGGACGGTAACCTTTCTCCGGAGCAGGCCCTGCGCCAATTGCTGCAAGGCAGCGGCCTGGATTATCAGATCAATGAAGGCTCGGTGACTTTGTCACCGGCCCCGACTTCCGCTGCCAGCGGCCCGCTGGAACTGGGCGTGACCGACATCAAGGTGGTCGGCGACTGGCTCGGCGACGCCGACGCCGCCGTGGTGCAGAACCACCCCGGCGCGCGCACGGTGATCCGCCGTGAAGCGATGGTCGAGCAGGGCGCGATGAACGTCGGCGACGTGCTGCGCCGCGTGCCGGGTGTGCAGGTGCAGGAAGCCAACGGCACCGGCGGCAGCGACATATCGCTGAACGTCGGCGTGCGGGGTTTGACGTCGCGCCTGTCGCCACGCTCCACGGTGTTGATCGACGGCGTGCCGGCCGCGTTTGCGCCGTACGGCCAGCCACAACTGTCGATGGCGCCGATTTCTTCCGGCAACCTCGACAGCATCGACGTGGTCCGTGGTGCCGGCTCCGTGCGTTACGGGCCGCAGAACGTCGGCGGTGTCATCAACTTCGTGACCCGCGCGATCCCGGAAAAAACCACCGGTGAAATCGGCACCACCCTGGAAACCTCGCAGCATGGTGGCTGGAAACACATCGACACCGCGTTCCTCGGCGGTACCGCCGACAACGGCATCGGCATGGCGCTGTTGTATTCGGGCGTCAACGGCAACGGTTACCGCGAGCGCAACAACGGCAACGACATCGACGACGTGATCCTCAAGACCCATTGGGCGCCGACCGATCAGGACGATTTCAGCCTCAACTTTCACTACTACGACGCCAGCGCGGACATGCCCGGCGGCCTGACGCAGAAGCAGTACGACGACAAACCGTTCCAGTCCGACCGCGACTACGACGGCTTCAGCGGCCGCCGCAAGGACGTGTCGTTCAAGTGGATCCGGCAGATCGACGAGCGTACCCAGGCGGAAGTGCTGACCTACTATTCCGACAGCTTTCGCGGCAGCACCATCGCCGCTCGCGATCAGAAAACCCTCAGCTCGTTTCCGCGCTCCTATTACACGCTGGGCATCGAGCCGCGCGTTTCGCGTGTGTTCGACGTCGGCCCGACCACTCAGGAAGTCAGCGTCGGTTACCGTTATTTGAAAGAGGCGATGCACGAGCAGTCGAGCCGTCTGGCGCTGGTCAACAATGTGCCAGTGGTCACCCAGACCTCCGACGGTCATGTGTTCCAGGACCGCACCGGTGGCACCGAGGCCAACTCGGTGTACATCGACAACAAGATCGACGTCGGCAACTGGACCGTGACTCCGGGCATTCGCTTCGAACACATCAGCACCGACTGGCATGATCGCGCCGTGCTCGACACCGCCGGCAAACGCGTGCCGGAAAAAAACCGCAGCATCGAAAGCAACGAGCCGCTGCCGGCCCTGAGCGTGATGTATCACCTGTCCGATGCGTGGAAGCTGTTCGCCAACTACGAGACCTCGTTCGGCAGCCTGCAGTACTTCCAGCTCGGCCAGGGCGGCTCGGGTGACCAGACCGCCAATGGTCTGGAGCCGGAGAAAGCCAAGACCTACGAAATCGGCACGCGCTACAGCGATGACGTGTGGGGCGGGGAAGTGACGCTGTTCTACATCGACTTCGATGACGAACTGCAATACATCAGCAACGACGTGGGCTGGACCAACCTCGGCGCGACCAAGCACCAGGGTATCGAAGCGTCGGTGCACTACGACATGGCGGCGCTTGACCCGCGCCTTGATGGCCTGACCGCCAACGCCGGTTTCACTTACACCCGCGCGACCTACGAAGGCGAGATTCCGGGCTTCAAGGGCCGCGACCTGCCGTTCTACTCGCGTCAGGTGGCGACCGTCGGCCTGCGTTACGACATCAACCGCTGGACCTACAACATCGACGGCTTCGCCCAGTCCAAACAGCGCTCGCCGGGCACCGGCGTGAATGCTGATGGCAGCTTCAATGGCAATTACATCACCGAAGGCACGGCGGACGGGCAGTACGGCGACATTCCGGGCTACGTGACCTGGAACGTGCGCGGCGGCTATGACTTCGGTCCGCAGCTGTCGAACCTGAAGCTCGGCGCCGGGGTGAAGAACATCTTCGACAAGCAGTACTTCACCCGCTCCAGCGACAACAACTCGGGGATCTACGTGGGCACGCCGCGGACGTTCTTCGTGCAGGCCAGCGTAGGCTTCTGA
- a CDS encoding sigma-70 family RNA polymerase sigma factor, whose product MIPMLPRRPGFLEHYEELIGTWTRRLRNRSQAEDLAHDTFVRVLESDSSAVQQPRAYLHQTARNIAVDGYRREDRRGAMESEAIDLSEAPTGDPEHYMHAIQLADSIERALTELPVNCRRIFVWQKIEGLTQAEIAERLGLSRNMVEKYMIRTLRHLRDRLDGAQS is encoded by the coding sequence ATGATCCCCATGCTGCCCCGCAGACCCGGCTTTCTTGAGCATTACGAAGAGTTGATCGGCACCTGGACCCGTCGCCTGCGCAATCGCTCGCAGGCCGAGGATCTGGCGCACGACACCTTTGTGCGGGTGCTCGAATCCGATTCGTCGGCGGTACAGCAACCCCGGGCGTATTTGCACCAGACCGCGCGCAATATCGCGGTGGACGGCTATCGGCGTGAGGACCGGCGGGGCGCCATGGAGTCGGAGGCGATCGATCTCAGTGAGGCGCCGACCGGCGACCCGGAGCATTACATGCATGCGATCCAGCTGGCCGATTCCATCGAACGCGCGCTCACGGAGCTTCCGGTCAACTGCCGACGGATTTTCGTCTGGCAGAAGATCGAAGGCCTGACCCAGGCGGAAATCGCCGAGCGCCTGGGCCTGTCCAGGAACATGGTGGAAAAGTATATGATCCGCACCCTGCGGCATCTGCGTGATCGCCTGGACGGGGCGCAATCATGA
- a CDS encoding hemagglutinin repeat-containing protein, with the protein MPMNTFAFHLSPRGKLRWAIASLFLVAHLPGAMAGGVVVAPGPGGTAQLQTQGGVPIVNIVAPNGSGLSHNQFLDYNVDRQGLVLNNALQAGQSQLAGQLAANPQLQGQAASVILNEVISRNPSAINGAQEIFGRAADYVLANPNGISVNGGSFINTPNANLLVGRPELNDGKLQALSTRDATGQLQIQSGGLRNGEGSINLIAPRIDSQGAITARDQLNLTVGRNQIDYASGQVKAVDPAGNTTDQRIDASLFGAMQAGRINIVSTAEGAGVKVGAVQVAGREGVQIRSAGDLSVSGQAIPDSLDVTRAGIRSSQGDVGLHSGKDLTLAATDVSGRDVKVEAKRNLTLTTVESRKLQEQRENWNNSTIGITWETYERTKTDSDSRQHGSQIVASRDAQLSSGKDTELKAAKVEAKNNLSVQSGGDLRLTAATESHTQTDQGKHRKHLWKADWDSSSEEQRSVTSQLKAGNIALQTAALLRSEGAELNSAGDLQLAGKQVEITTATRTNRSSDNRYSGDLVGGGFFGKTGDADKGQTQHQGSKINAAGKLVVKADDVRISGSQVRGAKDASVISDNGSLTIDGVQDTSHSNNHDKDSKFFGISKDESRQNSKDSTTVRSELASDSNLKLKSAKDIEVAGSTVKAGGSLTADAAGDVNVHSTQNTHGSNNSTQTRGFDAYAKEQTAEQYRAGVHYQDKAQTVTASDVTQQGSSLSGGTVQVKAGGDVTLKGAEVKSTAGDTSLSGKNVSLLAEQDSHSTSTETRSTGGGFYYTGGLDRAGSGVDFSHSTSQDTTATTTAQTTGVQSSGSLNINAEKLATEGAQLKAGNGLNVAANEVDNRAASNTESSTHSESNWSADIGANVEYKDIARPIAGAVKEVLDGKVPDKDALANLGQPNVGIDVAIGHASADKTEQGSNAVVSRFDGQTVDVKVGGTLHDQGTQYNASAGKVNISADKLVADAASNTRSSTEKTVDAKVDVRVYTKTGEDVNVAGSGAGGSSQSSKDSSTAVVGGYAGNQGVNIHVGGDAQFEGSRFDGGQGGVSIKTGGDLALNQANNRQSSDSSSLRGNGSLTVGTLPGTDGTNIDLGAGFQLDHKGHQNTDSQAHVASISGNGPVQLSSGGNQVQQGTKIDSAGAIDLKAGGKLDLQAATDSHVATGSNLGGGLKAGGSKTSSEKSRDQGGNLSGNFNIGRVNENTQTLTGGQLNSQNGIALSGDSVRLQGTQVSAPNVSIDAQKGGFVQESAQSTDNRNNWNVALNAGGNLSKSTPTAADEKVSSDHGFNAGAKVGVDYLQGTTQQNSQIKADTVVLNSGGDASLNAARIDARNVSGKVAGDLSVESRQDSSSHAKVDVDLGLTAKKTPADDKGKLAGTDYKATLKADGEYAHKDSVKQASGISAGQGVNLTVGGATQLTGARISATEGKVDLGGSKVSSSDLSNLDYGVKAGLDLPHKTEENAPKVSLENGNLKVGPVTLSGHFDSQATQAGIDEKG; encoded by the coding sequence ATGCCAATGAATACCTTTGCGTTTCATCTTTCCCCACGGGGCAAACTGCGCTGGGCCATCGCCAGCCTGTTCCTGGTTGCTCACCTGCCGGGCGCCATGGCCGGCGGTGTGGTGGTCGCGCCCGGCCCCGGCGGCACCGCGCAACTGCAAACCCAGGGTGGCGTCCCGATCGTCAACATCGTCGCGCCCAACGGCTCAGGCCTGTCGCATAACCAGTTCCTCGACTACAACGTCGACCGTCAGGGTCTGGTGCTGAACAACGCCCTTCAGGCCGGGCAATCGCAGCTCGCCGGGCAACTGGCGGCCAACCCGCAATTGCAGGGCCAGGCCGCGAGCGTGATCCTCAACGAAGTGATCAGCCGCAACCCGTCGGCCATCAACGGCGCCCAGGAAATCTTCGGTCGCGCCGCCGACTACGTGCTCGCCAACCCGAACGGCATTTCGGTGAACGGCGGCAGCTTCATCAACACGCCGAACGCCAATCTGCTGGTCGGCCGGCCCGAGCTGAACGACGGCAAGCTGCAAGCCCTGAGCACCCGCGACGCCACCGGTCAGTTGCAGATCCAGAGCGGCGGCCTGCGCAACGGCGAAGGTTCGATCAACCTGATCGCCCCGCGCATCGACAGCCAGGGCGCGATCACTGCACGCGATCAACTGAACCTCACCGTCGGACGCAATCAGATCGACTACGCCAGCGGCCAGGTGAAAGCCGTGGACCCGGCGGGCAACACCACCGATCAACGGATCGACGCCAGCCTGTTCGGCGCGATGCAGGCCGGGCGCATCAACATCGTCAGCACCGCTGAAGGCGCGGGCGTGAAGGTCGGCGCGGTGCAAGTCGCCGGACGTGAAGGCGTGCAGATTCGTTCGGCGGGCGACTTGAGCGTCAGCGGCCAGGCGATCCCGGACAGCCTCGACGTGACCCGTGCCGGCATTCGCAGCAGCCAGGGCGACGTCGGCCTGCACAGCGGCAAGGACCTGACGCTGGCCGCCACCGATGTCAGCGGTCGCGACGTGAAGGTCGAGGCCAAACGCAACCTGACCCTGACCACCGTCGAAAGCCGCAAGCTCCAGGAGCAGCGCGAGAACTGGAACAACAGCACCATCGGCATCACCTGGGAAACCTACGAGCGGACCAAGACCGACAGCGATTCGCGCCAGCACGGCAGCCAGATCGTCGCCAGCCGCGACGCGCAACTGTCGTCCGGCAAAGACACCGAGCTGAAAGCCGCCAAGGTCGAAGCGAAGAACAACCTCAGCGTGCAAAGCGGCGGCGATCTGCGCCTGACCGCTGCCACTGAAAGCCACACCCAGACCGACCAGGGCAAACACCGCAAACACCTGTGGAAAGCCGATTGGGACAGCAGCAGCGAAGAACAGCGCAGCGTCACCAGCCAGTTAAAGGCCGGCAACATTGCCCTGCAGACCGCGGCACTGTTGCGCTCCGAAGGCGCTGAACTGAACAGCGCCGGCGATCTGCAACTGGCCGGCAAACAAGTGGAAATCACCACCGCGACCCGCACCAATCGCAGCAGCGACAACCGCTATTCCGGTGACCTGGTCGGCGGCGGTTTCTTCGGCAAGACCGGCGACGCCGACAAGGGCCAGACCCAGCATCAGGGCAGCAAGATCAACGCGGCCGGCAAACTGGTGGTCAAGGCGGACGACGTGCGCATCAGCGGCAGTCAGGTGCGTGGCGCCAAGGACGCCAGCGTGATCAGCGACAACGGTTCGCTGACCATCGACGGCGTGCAGGACACCTCGCACAGCAACAATCACGACAAGGACAGCAAGTTCTTCGGCATCAGCAAGGACGAGTCCCGGCAGAACAGCAAGGACAGCACCACGGTGCGCAGCGAGCTGGCTTCCGACAGCAACCTCAAGCTGAAAAGCGCCAAGGACATCGAAGTCGCCGGTTCCACGGTCAAGGCCGGCGGTTCGCTGACGGCAGATGCGGCGGGTGATGTGAATGTGCATTCGACGCAGAACACCCACGGCAGCAACAACAGCACACAGACCCGCGGCTTCGACGCTTACGCCAAGGAGCAAACGGCGGAGCAGTATCGCGCCGGCGTGCATTACCAAGACAAGGCGCAAACCGTCACCGCCAGCGACGTCACTCAGCAGGGCTCCAGCCTCAGCGGCGGCACTGTGCAAGTGAAGGCGGGCGGCGACGTGACGCTCAAGGGCGCCGAGGTGAAATCCACCGCCGGCGACACCAGCCTGAGCGGCAAGAACGTCTCGCTGCTGGCCGAGCAGGACAGCCACAGCACCTCGACCGAAACCCGCAGCACTGGCGGCGGTTTCTACTACACCGGCGGGCTCGACCGCGCCGGCAGCGGCGTGGATTTCTCGCACAGCACTTCTCAAGACACCACTGCTACAACCACTGCGCAAACCACCGGCGTGCAGAGCAGCGGCAGCCTGAACATCAACGCTGAGAAACTCGCCACCGAAGGCGCGCAACTCAAGGCCGGCAACGGTCTGAACGTCGCCGCCAACGAAGTCGACAACCGTGCCGCCAGCAACACCGAAAGCAGCACTCACAGCGAGAGCAACTGGTCGGCCGACATCGGCGCCAACGTCGAGTACAAAGACATCGCCCGGCCAATTGCCGGCGCGGTGAAAGAAGTACTCGACGGCAAGGTGCCGGACAAGGACGCACTGGCCAATCTCGGCCAGCCGAACGTCGGTATCGACGTGGCAATCGGTCATGCCAGCGCGGATAAAACCGAGCAGGGCAGCAATGCCGTGGTCAGCCGGTTCGACGGCCAGACCGTGGACGTGAAGGTCGGCGGCACGCTGCACGACCAGGGCACTCAGTACAACGCCAGCGCCGGCAAAGTGAACATCAGCGCCGACAAACTGGTGGCCGATGCGGCCAGCAACACCCGCAGCAGCACCGAAAAAACGGTGGATGCCAAGGTCGACGTGCGCGTCTACACCAAGACCGGTGAAGACGTGAACGTGGCCGGCAGCGGCGCGGGGGGCAGCAGCCAGTCGAGCAAGGACAGCTCCACCGCGGTGGTCGGCGGTTACGCTGGCAACCAGGGCGTGAACATCCATGTCGGCGGCGATGCCCAGTTCGAAGGCAGCCGTTTCGACGGCGGGCAGGGCGGTGTCAGCATCAAGACCGGCGGCGATCTGGCTCTCAATCAGGCCAACAACCGCCAGAGCAGCGACAGCTCCAGCCTGCGTGGCAACGGCTCGCTGACCGTCGGCACCTTGCCGGGCACTGACGGCACCAACATCGATCTCGGCGCCGGGTTCCAGCTCGATCACAAAGGCCACCAGAACACCGACAGCCAGGCGCATGTCGCCAGTATCAGCGGCAACGGCCCGGTGCAACTGAGCAGCGGCGGTAATCAGGTGCAGCAAGGCACGAAGATCGACAGCGCTGGTGCTATCGACCTCAAAGCTGGCGGCAAACTCGATCTGCAAGCAGCTACCGATTCGCACGTCGCCACCGGCAGCAATCTCGGCGGCGGCCTGAAGGCCGGCGGCAGCAAAACCAGCAGCGAGAAGAGCCGCGATCAGGGCGGCAACCTCAGCGGCAACTTCAACATCGGTCGGGTCAACGAGAACACCCAGACCCTCACCGGTGGTCAGCTCAACAGCCAGAACGGCATCGCCCTGAGCGGCGATTCAGTGCGCCTGCAGGGCACTCAGGTCAGCGCGCCAAACGTCAGCATCGACGCGCAGAAGGGCGGTTTCGTTCAGGAATCCGCGCAGTCCACCGACAACCGCAACAACTGGAACGTCGCGTTGAATGCCGGTGGCAATCTGAGCAAAAGCACACCGACCGCCGCCGATGAAAAAGTCAGCAGCGATCACGGTTTCAATGCCGGAGCCAAAGTCGGCGTGGACTACCTGCAAGGCACTACCCAGCAGAACAGCCAGATCAAGGCCGACACGGTGGTGTTGAACAGTGGCGGTGATGCGAGCCTGAACGCTGCGCGGATTGATGCGCGCAATGTCAGCGGCAAAGTGGCGGGTGATCTGTCGGTCGAAAGCCGTCAGGACTCCAGCTCTCACGCCAAGGTCGATGTCGATCTGGGCCTGACCGCCAAGAAGACCCCGGCCGACGACAAGGGCAAACTGGCTGGCACCGACTACAAGGCAACGCTGAAAGCCGATGGCGAATACGCACACAAGGACAGCGTGAAACAGGCGTCCGGTATCAGTGCTGGTCAGGGTGTGAATCTCACCGTCGGCGGCGCTACCCAGCTGACCGGCGCGCGGATTTCCGCCACCGAAGGCAAGGTCGATCTGGGCGGCTCGAAAGTCAGCAGCAGCGACCTGAGCAACCTCGACTACGGCGTAAAAGCCGGCCTGGATCTGCCGCACAAAACCGAAGAAAACGCACCGAAGGTGTCCCTTGAAAACGGCAACCTGAAAGTTGGTCCGGTGACCCTGAGCGGTCATTTCGACAGCCAGGCAACTCAAGCGGGTATTGACGAAAAAGGCTGA
- a CDS encoding FecR family protein, which produces MTDTRDCACGQTTVRDDAAGWFVRLQEPTVSVDEQQRFDAWLNEHPQHRDEFQLLQGLWTAADLLPAPRLKALCETPPTRRERRPLLRYAVAASVVAVALGLGLFSGLNHPQGYSAEFATALGERKHVALPDGSVIDLNSRSRLQVRFEKDRRLIELTEGEAMFSVEHDTSRPFVVEAGSGKVTVTGTRFDVRRDVTQTRVAVEQGTVKVQGRDAADADFISLTAGLGTRVDAQGKVAPAYAVNPVELTAWRSGKLVFNNASLSEVAEEVSRYRDKPLKVANPAVANLRLTSVFKSDNTDALLKALPSILPVAVRTLADGSQEIISK; this is translated from the coding sequence ATGACGGATACTCGTGATTGCGCGTGCGGGCAAACAACGGTGCGCGATGACGCGGCAGGCTGGTTTGTGCGTTTGCAGGAGCCGACCGTCAGCGTCGACGAACAGCAGCGCTTCGACGCGTGGCTGAACGAACATCCGCAGCACCGTGACGAATTCCAGTTGCTGCAAGGCTTGTGGACGGCGGCGGATCTGCTGCCGGCGCCACGGCTTAAAGCTTTGTGCGAAACCCCGCCGACGCGGCGCGAACGCCGTCCGTTGTTGCGTTATGCCGTGGCGGCCAGCGTAGTCGCGGTGGCGCTCGGGCTCGGGCTGTTCAGCGGTTTGAATCACCCGCAAGGTTACAGCGCCGAATTCGCCACCGCGCTGGGCGAGCGCAAGCATGTGGCGCTGCCGGACGGTTCGGTGATCGACCTCAACAGCCGCAGCCGTTTGCAGGTACGTTTCGAAAAGGATCGGCGTCTCATCGAGCTGACCGAAGGCGAAGCGATGTTCAGCGTCGAGCACGACACGTCCCGCCCGTTCGTGGTCGAGGCCGGCAGCGGCAAGGTCACGGTCACCGGCACCCGTTTCGATGTGCGGCGCGACGTGACCCAGACTCGGGTCGCGGTGGAGCAGGGCACTGTCAAGGTGCAGGGCCGGGATGCGGCCGATGCCGATTTCATCAGTCTCACTGCCGGCCTTGGCACGCGGGTCGATGCCCAGGGCAAAGTGGCGCCAGCCTACGCGGTCAACCCGGTGGAACTGACGGCCTGGCGCAGCGGCAAACTGGTGTTCAACAACGCCAGCCTCAGCGAAGTTGCCGAGGAAGTGTCGCGTTATCGCGACAAGCCGCTGAAAGTCGCCAACCCGGCCGTGGCCAATTTGCGCCTGACCAGCGTGTTCAAATCCGACAACACCGATGCCTTGCTCAAGGCCTTGCCGAGCATCCTTCCGGTGGCCGTGCGCACCCTTGCCGACGGCAGCCAGGAAATAATTTCAAAATAA
- a CDS encoding MFS transporter → MTSLTPQDTFVPGRLEQMSTRIAFFIAGLGIAAWAPLVPYAKARAGLDEGTLGLLLLCLGVGSILAMPLAGILATRFGCRKVATGGTLLICAALPLLATVSSIPALIATLFMFGAGLGTVDSTVNLQAVIVERASGKNMMSGFHGLFSLGGIVGAAGVSALLGLGLSPLAAMLVVVVVLIAALFKAVPHMLPYGSESTGPAFAVPHGIVLFIGGMCFIVFLTEGAALDWSAVFLAQERGIDTAYAGLGYAAFALTMTAGRLTGDRIVRALGATRIILFGGLLAAAGLFLATFAPSWQAALLGYALVGAGCSNIVPVLYTAVGKQTVMPESIAVPAITTLGYAGILAGPAVIGFVAHASSLSFAFGLMATLLVAVAIGGKALKV, encoded by the coding sequence ATGACCAGCCTCACCCCTCAAGACACGTTCGTTCCCGGACGCCTCGAACAGATGTCCACGCGCATCGCCTTCTTCATCGCCGGGCTCGGCATCGCCGCGTGGGCGCCGCTGGTGCCCTACGCCAAGGCGCGCGCCGGGCTCGATGAAGGGACGCTGGGGTTGCTGTTGCTGTGCCTGGGCGTCGGTTCGATTCTGGCAATGCCGCTGGCGGGGATTCTGGCCACCCGGTTCGGCTGTCGGAAGGTGGCCACCGGCGGCACGCTGCTGATCTGCGCGGCATTGCCGTTGCTGGCGACGGTGTCGTCGATTCCGGCGCTGATCGCCACGTTGTTCATGTTCGGCGCCGGGCTCGGTACGGTGGATTCGACGGTGAACCTGCAAGCGGTGATCGTCGAGCGGGCCAGCGGCAAGAACATGATGTCGGGGTTCCACGGCCTGTTCAGCCTCGGCGGGATCGTCGGTGCAGCGGGCGTGAGCGCCCTGCTCGGTCTCGGGCTGTCGCCATTGGCGGCGATGCTGGTGGTGGTCGTGGTGTTGATCGCCGCGCTGTTCAAGGCGGTGCCGCACATGTTGCCTTACGGCAGTGAAAGCACCGGCCCGGCGTTCGCGGTGCCCCACGGGATTGTGCTGTTCATCGGCGGCATGTGCTTCATCGTGTTCCTCACTGAAGGCGCAGCGCTGGACTGGAGCGCGGTGTTCCTGGCGCAGGAGCGCGGAATCGACACGGCCTATGCGGGATTGGGTTACGCAGCGTTCGCATTGACCATGACGGCCGGTCGTTTGACCGGTGACCGGATTGTCCGGGCATTGGGCGCAACCCGGATCATTCTGTTTGGCGGTCTGCTGGCGGCGGCGGGACTGTTTCTGGCGACCTTCGCCCCGAGCTGGCAAGCCGCGCTGCTCGGTTATGCGCTGGTCGGTGCTGGCTGTTCGAACATCGTGCCAGTGCTGTACACCGCGGTGGGCAAGCAGACGGTGATGCCGGAAAGCATCGCGGTGCCGGCAATCACTACGTTGGGGTATGCGGGGATTCTGGCGGGGCCGGCGGTGATCGGCTTTGTCGCCCACGCCAGCAGCCTGAGTTTTGCCTTCGGGTTGATGGCGACGTTGCTGGTAGCGGTGGCGATTGGCGGGAAAGCTCTGAAGGTCTGA